GCCGACGGTACAGTCCGCTATGCTCTACCTCCGCCAGTTTCGCGGTCAGCAGAGTTTTTAGCTTACGATTATCGCCATCCATACGTAATCCACACTCACCGCTCAACGTCAGCAGTAACGGGCGGAGACGCCGTCCAGCATCCCCCAGAGCGCGGCGAGGGCGTGCTCACCCGCCGTCACAACTTCGTCCGTATTTTCCGGGGTGATCTGCTCCCGCAGAATCCGGCGTGCGGTTTCAGCATGGCAACGATCCGCCTGCAGATGGACCTGGAAGAAGGCCAGTCCACGTTGGTCATTGACCCTATAAAATTGTCTCAGCCCAGCGATCTTTGCTTCTGCCACCTCGGGAACCTGCGCCTCATAGGCCAACAGGGCAACGGTTCCCGCCAGATACGATGACTCACGCGTAAGCGTGCGAAACGTCTGCACGAGGGCGGTGGTTTGCGGCAGCGGAGCCGCAGAGAGGACGTCATCCCGCTGCACGCCGAGTGCCTCGGCAAACCGCAGCCAGAGTTCTGGGTGATTCTCCGTACCGCGCTCTTCGTCGATGAGGTTTTCCAGCAAGTGTTGCCGAATTGGCAACGACGGGCAGTTCGCATGCACAGCGCTGACATAGGTGGGAAACGCTTCCACGTGACGGTAATATTGCTTGCTGTACTCCTG
Above is a window of Deltaproteobacteria bacterium DNA encoding:
- a CDS encoding CADD family putative folate metabolism protein — encoded protein: MSKTSIETVALLDTHIQERHLLTHPFYRSWSAGTLSLRALQEYSKQYYRHVEAFPTYVSAVHANCPSLPIRQHLLENLIDEERGTENHPELWLRFAEALGVQRDDVLSAAPLPQTTALVQTFRTLTRESSYLAGTVALLAYEAQVPEVAEAKIAGLRQFYRVNDQRGLAFFQVHLQADRCHAETARRILREQITPENTDEVVTAGEHALAALWGMLDGVSARYC